In the Lujinxingia vulgaris genome, one interval contains:
- a CDS encoding DUF7107 domain-containing protein codes for MKAPSMRSPARQLIFATLFAVWALVLSSCGRTVLMDRCEADSECPTGSQCLGAVCSEPLRCESEADCPEQAICRGGFCAPAPQCTEDAECAEGQICQEGSCVDDAPVCESAEDCQPGERCVDGDCLPECQENADCEEGELCVDGFCSVTCECAEDADCPQTFTCDDACQCVEEPGCQSDDQCENGQICVDTRCVVPQLDCTIDEQCEPGEQCVDNLCVPAPECRIDQDCPGSAVCLDGSCQVLPPECEFDDDCGPNAICLDQMCLPIDGECQINEDCPSNFDCIDQFCVFAGECLRDDECAFGQVCQDATCVAPQCQTDEQCGPGGQCVEGSCVFIPCQGDDECPDNQSCQEGICQPVELECRTNADCGAGEVCVDNICQARPPECFDDFDCGLGQSCIDGQCFGGPQCQSDQDCLPTEICRAGQCVTTQGCQADSDCGQAEICLSGDCYFVGDCRADTDCRRDEQCIDFRCEFTDPCQAISCEPGTVCERGDCVPVDGCVVDTDCPAGEACIDGTCTNPNECSTDADCRADEFCQSGQCLPQGDCQVDGDCRDGEVCEDNFCTTPDQCRRDSDCPPGEECESLTRQCQPAVECTSSNDCAEGFTCLDDRCVDLRECTVDRDCPAGTICNGFFCQPRPECSADSDCETGERCDLGNCVATRCQGDDQCPPSWQCLSQRCVPPLACTSDADCPLPNLQCINNVCEDPGGCQSDAECFPGTSCVAGICLPLPPPECSGDSDCRNDQICEFGICAPRPECTSDRDCSATERCLNYQCQQVRECLRDDQCPAGSQCIDESCVAVECNADGDCGPGQACGADGQCVPNPPQCSLDTDCPDGFECRGGNCRPIVSECSTDDQCADNQTCEQGVCVDPVPECVEDTDCEDGRECVRGSCQTAPPCRRDSECAADQICDAFSGRCIAETTCATSNDCPQGQTCIGDTCRLVRSCQVTADCAAGTECIEGLCRVATTCAADADCADSERCDAGYCQPFACQSNEDCSSGALCVANRCTSEPSCEANADCPAPTSCINFVCQNPGGCEDDGQCPLGQVCYAGACFSFPPSECNRDSDCAAGTECNFGVCEDTSPPQACRINAECDPGELCIGGVCLGGTECNSNQDCTFPEVCQNNQCELAAP; via the coding sequence ATGAAAGCTCCCTCCATGCGTTCGCCCGCTCGCCAGCTCATCTTCGCCACCCTCTTCGCAGTGTGGGCGCTGGTGCTCAGCAGCTGCGGCCGCACCGTGCTTATGGATCGCTGTGAGGCTGACAGCGAGTGCCCCACCGGCTCGCAATGTCTGGGCGCGGTCTGCTCCGAGCCCCTGCGCTGCGAGAGTGAAGCCGACTGCCCCGAGCAGGCGATCTGCCGTGGCGGCTTCTGCGCCCCGGCTCCCCAGTGCACCGAGGATGCCGAGTGCGCCGAGGGCCAGATCTGCCAGGAGGGCAGCTGTGTTGATGACGCCCCGGTCTGCGAGAGCGCCGAGGATTGCCAGCCGGGTGAGCGCTGCGTCGACGGCGACTGCCTGCCCGAGTGCCAGGAAAACGCCGACTGTGAAGAGGGCGAGCTCTGCGTCGATGGTTTTTGCTCGGTGACGTGTGAGTGCGCCGAAGACGCCGACTGCCCCCAGACCTTCACCTGCGATGATGCCTGCCAGTGCGTCGAAGAGCCCGGCTGCCAGAGCGACGACCAGTGCGAGAACGGCCAGATCTGTGTGGATACCCGATGCGTCGTTCCGCAGCTCGACTGCACCATCGATGAGCAATGCGAGCCCGGCGAACAATGCGTGGATAACCTCTGCGTCCCCGCCCCCGAGTGCCGCATCGACCAGGACTGCCCCGGCAGCGCTGTCTGCCTTGATGGCAGCTGCCAGGTGCTGCCGCCAGAGTGCGAGTTCGACGACGACTGCGGCCCCAACGCCATCTGCCTCGACCAGATGTGCCTGCCCATCGATGGCGAGTGCCAGATCAACGAAGACTGCCCGTCGAACTTCGACTGCATCGACCAGTTCTGCGTCTTTGCTGGCGAGTGCCTTCGCGATGACGAATGCGCCTTCGGCCAGGTCTGCCAGGACGCCACCTGCGTGGCCCCCCAATGCCAGACCGACGAGCAATGCGGCCCGGGCGGCCAGTGCGTCGAGGGCTCGTGTGTGTTCATCCCCTGCCAGGGCGACGATGAGTGCCCCGACAACCAGTCCTGCCAGGAAGGCATCTGCCAGCCGGTGGAGTTGGAGTGCCGCACCAACGCCGACTGCGGCGCTGGCGAGGTCTGCGTCGACAATATCTGCCAGGCGCGCCCCCCGGAGTGTTTTGACGACTTCGACTGCGGGCTGGGTCAGAGCTGCATCGACGGCCAATGCTTCGGCGGGCCGCAATGCCAGAGCGATCAGGACTGCCTGCCCACCGAGATCTGCCGCGCCGGCCAGTGCGTGACCACCCAGGGCTGCCAGGCGGATAGCGACTGCGGCCAGGCCGAGATCTGCCTCAGCGGCGACTGCTACTTCGTGGGTGACTGCCGCGCCGACACCGACTGCCGCCGCGACGAGCAGTGCATCGACTTCCGCTGTGAGTTTACCGATCCCTGCCAGGCGATCTCGTGTGAGCCGGGCACCGTGTGCGAGCGTGGCGACTGCGTGCCCGTCGATGGCTGCGTCGTCGACACCGACTGCCCCGCCGGCGAAGCCTGCATCGACGGCACCTGCACCAACCCCAACGAATGCAGCACCGACGCCGACTGTCGCGCCGACGAGTTCTGCCAGAGCGGCCAGTGCCTGCCCCAGGGCGACTGCCAGGTCGATGGCGACTGCCGCGATGGCGAGGTCTGCGAAGACAACTTCTGCACCACGCCGGATCAATGCCGCCGCGATTCGGACTGCCCCCCGGGCGAAGAATGCGAGTCGCTGACCCGCCAGTGCCAGCCCGCCGTTGAGTGCACAAGCTCCAACGACTGCGCCGAGGGTTTCACCTGCCTCGATGATCGCTGCGTCGATCTTCGCGAATGCACCGTCGACCGCGACTGCCCGGCCGGCACCATCTGCAACGGCTTCTTCTGCCAGCCTCGCCCCGAGTGCAGCGCCGACAGCGACTGTGAGACTGGCGAGCGCTGCGACCTGGGCAACTGCGTGGCCACCCGCTGCCAGGGCGACGATCAATGCCCGCCCTCCTGGCAATGCCTCTCCCAGCGCTGCGTGCCGCCCCTGGCCTGCACCAGCGATGCGGACTGCCCCCTTCCCAACCTGCAGTGCATCAACAACGTCTGCGAAGATCCCGGCGGCTGCCAGTCCGACGCCGAGTGCTTCCCGGGAACCAGCTGTGTGGCCGGCATCTGCCTGCCGCTCCCCCCGCCGGAGTGCAGCGGTGACAGCGACTGCCGAAACGACCAGATCTGCGAGTTCGGCATCTGCGCGCCGCGTCCCGAGTGTACCAGCGACCGCGACTGCTCGGCCACCGAGCGCTGCCTCAACTACCAGTGCCAGCAGGTGCGCGAATGCCTGCGCGACGATCAGTGCCCGGCCGGATCGCAATGCATCGACGAGAGCTGTGTGGCTGTAGAGTGCAACGCCGATGGCGACTGCGGCCCCGGACAAGCCTGCGGCGCCGACGGCCAGTGCGTGCCCAACCCGCCTCAGTGCAGTCTGGACACCGACTGCCCCGACGGCTTTGAGTGCCGCGGCGGCAACTGCCGACCGATCGTCTCGGAGTGCTCCACCGACGACCAGTGCGCAGACAATCAAACCTGCGAGCAGGGCGTGTGCGTCGACCCGGTGCCTGAATGTGTCGAAGACACCGACTGTGAGGATGGTCGCGAGTGCGTGCGTGGCTCCTGCCAGACCGCCCCGCCCTGCCGCCGCGACAGCGAATGCGCCGCAGACCAAATCTGCGACGCGTTCAGCGGCCGATGCATCGCCGAGACCACCTGCGCCACAAGCAACGACTGCCCCCAGGGTCAGACCTGCATCGGTGACACCTGCCGTCTGGTGCGCAGCTGCCAGGTCACCGCCGACTGCGCCGCCGGCACCGAGTGCATCGAGGGTCTGTGCCGCGTGGCCACCACCTGCGCCGCCGACGCCGACTGCGCCGACAGTGAGCGTTGCGACGCCGGCTACTGCCAGCCCTTCGCCTGCCAGAGCAACGAGGACTGCTCCAGCGGCGCGCTCTGTGTGGCCAACCGCTGCACCTCCGAGCCCTCCTGCGAAGCCAACGCGGACTGCCCCGCCCCCACCAGCTGCATCAACTTCGTCTGCCAGAACCCCGGCGGCTGCGAAGACGATGGCCAGTGCCCGCTCGGCCAGGTCTGCTACGCCGGCGCCTGCTTCAGCTTCCCGCCCTCCGAATGCAACCGCGACTCCGACTGCGCCGCCGGCACCGAATGCAACTTCGGCGTCTGCGAAGACACCTCCCCGCCCCAGGCCTGCCGCATCAACGCCGAATGCGACCCCGGCGAGCTCTGCATCGGCGGGGTCTGCCTGGGCGGCACCGAGTGCAACTCCAACCAGGACTGCACCTTCCCCGAGGTCTGCCAGAACAACCAGTGCGAGCTCGCCGCACCTTAA